The Gemmatimonadota bacterium genome includes a window with the following:
- the mazG gene encoding nucleoside triphosphate pyrophosphohydrolase: MTRNADTETPGAEVEGGSVLEKTLALVRHLRAHCPWDRKQTAESLVPHLLEEAAEVAQAVSEGSDEELAGELGDLLLNLAFQIVVGQEAGRFTCEDVFGRLEAKMIRRHPHVWGDETAAAAGPAAWERRKATERSAEESALAGIAQGLDPLTRSYRMQEKAAVVGFDWDDWQGAFDKCDEEMEEVREAVDDGPASAVESELGDLLFAVVNLARLLGVHPTVALARANRRFRERFQAMEALAVERGIAMPEAGLVLLDSLWDEVKRARRSADQAR; encoded by the coding sequence TTGACCCGAAACGCGGATACTGAGACCCCCGGAGCCGAAGTCGAGGGCGGGAGCGTTCTGGAAAAGACGCTCGCCCTGGTCCGCCATCTGCGGGCGCACTGCCCGTGGGACAGGAAGCAGACCGCCGAAAGCCTCGTTCCGCACCTGCTGGAGGAGGCGGCGGAGGTCGCCCAGGCGGTGAGCGAGGGCTCGGACGAGGAGCTCGCCGGAGAGCTTGGGGATCTTCTGCTCAATCTCGCCTTCCAGATCGTTGTCGGTCAGGAGGCGGGTCGGTTTACCTGCGAGGACGTGTTCGGACGGCTCGAGGCGAAGATGATCCGTCGCCATCCGCACGTCTGGGGGGACGAGACTGCGGCCGCCGCCGGTCCGGCAGCCTGGGAGCGACGCAAGGCTACGGAACGATCCGCCGAGGAAAGCGCCCTCGCGGGGATCGCCCAAGGGCTCGATCCGCTCACCAGGTCGTACCGGATGCAGGAGAAGGCTGCGGTGGTCGGGTTCGACTGGGACGACTGGCAGGGGGCGTTCGACAAGTGCGACGAGGAGATGGAGGAGGTGAGGGAGGCCGTGGACGACGGCCCCGCGAGCGCCGTCGAGTCCGAGCTCGGGGACCTGCTGTTCGCGGTGGTGAACCTGGCCCGCCTGCTCGGCGTCCACCCGACCGTCGCGCTGGCACGGGCGAATCGTCGCTTCAGGGAGCGTTTCCAGGCCATGGAGGCCTTGGCCGTCGAGCGGGGGATCGCGATGCCGGAGGCCGGTCTCGTGCTGCTCGATTCGCTGTGGGATGAGGTGAAGCGGGCCCGGAGGAGCGCCGATCAAGCCCGTTAG
- a CDS encoding D-2-hydroxyacid dehydrogenase, giving the protein MRTVVVNLADRRPVWALPGWVPEEIRAALPQGWRLEMSEEPADGSGDGDASASRSLLELARDCEIYLGYGLPAELVRAAPALSWAHSGAAGVRGSLTPELKASEIVFTNSAGIHARPMAETALAMLLHFFRGLDFAVRNQAMRRWSALPYLRAESPVRELGSATVGIVGYGGIGRALVRLLTAFGSSVLAVRRSVRGRRAVGADTSSGADESDDGATRNVAVFGPDAFPELLAASDAVVVAVPDTAETRGLIDGAALAAMKPGAVLVNVSRGGVVDERALVDALRSGRLRGAGLDVFEHEPLSCANPLWDLDNVILTPHVSAVTRGFWRRETDLILHNLRRYLAGAPLGEWRNVVDPKRGY; this is encoded by the coding sequence TTGCGCACAGTCGTCGTCAACCTCGCGGACCGCCGCCCGGTGTGGGCTCTACCCGGTTGGGTGCCCGAGGAGATCCGCGCCGCTCTTCCTCAGGGGTGGCGGCTCGAGATGAGCGAAGAGCCTGCCGACGGGAGCGGGGACGGCGACGCCTCCGCCTCGCGAAGCCTCCTGGAATTGGCCCGAGACTGCGAGATATACCTCGGCTACGGCCTTCCCGCCGAGCTCGTGCGAGCGGCGCCGGCCCTGAGCTGGGCGCACTCGGGAGCCGCCGGCGTGCGAGGCTCGCTCACGCCGGAGCTGAAGGCGAGCGAGATCGTCTTCACCAACTCGGCCGGGATCCACGCCCGACCCATGGCCGAGACTGCGCTCGCCATGCTCCTGCACTTCTTTCGCGGCCTCGATTTCGCTGTGCGCAACCAGGCGATGCGGCGCTGGAGCGCACTCCCCTACCTCAGGGCCGAATCTCCGGTGCGCGAGCTGGGTTCGGCCACCGTGGGCATCGTGGGTTACGGGGGAATCGGGCGGGCCCTCGTCCGCCTGCTGACCGCCTTCGGCTCTTCGGTCCTGGCTGTGCGCAGAAGCGTGAGGGGCCGGCGGGCCGTCGGGGCGGACACGTCGTCCGGCGCGGACGAATCCGACGACGGAGCGACCCGGAACGTCGCCGTCTTCGGCCCGGATGCCTTCCCCGAGCTCCTGGCGGCCAGCGACGCCGTCGTCGTCGCGGTTCCCGATACCGCCGAGACTCGCGGTCTGATCGACGGGGCCGCCCTAGCCGCCATGAAGCCGGGCGCCGTGCTGGTCAACGTCTCCCGGGGCGGCGTGGTCGACGAGCGAGCGCTCGTCGATGCGCTGCGTTCGGGCAGACTGCGCGGCGCCGGGCTCGACGTCTTCGAGCATGAACCGCTCTCGTGCGCGAACCCGCTCTGGGACCTCGACAACGTGATCCTCACTCCGCACGTTTCGGCGGTGACCCGAGGTTTCTGGCGGCGCGAGACCGACCTGATTCTGCACAACCTTCGGCGCTATCTCGCCGGAGCCCCTCTCGGGGAATGGAGGAACGTAGTTGACCCGAAACGCGGATACTGA
- the alr gene encoding alanine racemase yields MTDPNAICPPPADGRAWVEVDADALRANAASLAAKAGTGVALVPMVKADGYGLGAVEVARSLAPLKPWKLGVAAVAEGTALRRAGIAAPIFVASPALPSEIGVAVASGFELAITDLDQLRGIRELRAARSGGGAGKHGADRGPPVRVHLEIDTGMGRAGFDWRRASTWAPEVAGLLGRGRSADGAEPTLVLEGIFSHLHSADESEPSIREQRMRLESALARLAPRRPAAVHLLNSAGVLRAPDLAADAIRPGIFLYGGRPASDLELPRPVATVKARVAHVKEAGPGDTVGYGATYTARRHERWATLAIGYGDGLPRRLGDRGWAVLGGRPAPLIGRTSMDVTVVRVDAAQEVRRGDVATVIGPGGDEGLALHEVATLADTIPYEILTGLSPRLPRIWKGVPID; encoded by the coding sequence ATGACGGATCCGAACGCCATTTGCCCGCCTCCCGCCGACGGTCGAGCCTGGGTGGAGGTGGATGCAGACGCCCTGCGGGCCAACGCGGCGAGCCTGGCTGCCAAGGCTGGAACCGGTGTCGCGCTGGTCCCGATGGTCAAAGCCGACGGCTACGGACTGGGGGCGGTCGAGGTCGCTCGCTCGCTCGCCCCCCTGAAACCATGGAAGCTGGGGGTTGCCGCGGTCGCCGAGGGCACGGCCCTGCGCCGAGCCGGGATAGCCGCGCCCATCTTCGTCGCCTCTCCGGCCCTGCCGTCGGAGATCGGGGTCGCGGTCGCATCCGGGTTCGAGCTCGCGATCACCGACCTCGACCAACTGCGCGGGATCCGGGAGCTCCGCGCGGCGCGGAGCGGCGGCGGGGCAGGGAAGCACGGAGCCGACCGAGGCCCTCCGGTTCGGGTCCACCTCGAGATCGACACCGGGATGGGGCGCGCCGGCTTCGATTGGCGTCGAGCCTCCACATGGGCCCCGGAGGTCGCCGGGCTGCTCGGACGCGGCAGGAGCGCCGACGGCGCCGAACCGACGCTAGTCCTGGAAGGGATCTTCTCCCACCTCCACTCCGCCGACGAGTCGGAACCGTCGATCCGCGAACAGCGCATGCGCCTCGAATCGGCTCTGGCCCGACTCGCTCCCCGCCGACCCGCCGCCGTCCACCTCCTCAACTCGGCCGGCGTTCTGCGCGCTCCCGACCTCGCCGCCGACGCCATCCGCCCCGGCATCTTCCTCTACGGAGGCCGGCCGGCGTCCGATCTCGAACTTCCGCGTCCGGTGGCGACCGTCAAGGCGAGAGTGGCGCACGTTAAGGAAGCCGGCCCGGGAGACACCGTGGGCTACGGCGCGACTTACACCGCCCGGCGTCACGAACGTTGGGCGACGCTCGCCATCGGCTACGGCGACGGACTGCCACGGAGGCTAGGCGATCGCGGTTGGGCGGTACTGGGAGGTCGCCCTGCTCCACTGATCGGCCGGACCTCAATGGACGTTACGGTGGTAAGGGTGGATGCCGCGCAAGAGGTGAGAAGGGGCGATGTCGCCACCGTGATCGGTCCGGGGGGCGACGAGGGACTCGCACTCCACGAAGTCGCCACCCTCGCGGACACGATTCCTTACGAGATTTTAACGGGTCTCTCCCCCCGCCTGCCGAGAATATGGAAGGGTGTGCCAATTGACTGA